The Sparus aurata chromosome 12, fSpaAur1.1, whole genome shotgun sequence sequence GTCAGAACCATAATAAAAGCACATTCTTCCCTTCATCGTGATAGACTGTACTTTAACACTGCAACACTCCACCATCTCCgcctcctttcatttttttgttttgcagagtTGCGCTCCACTGCACTTCTTGTGTATAACTGAGAAATTTGACTTACAATTGCTGACTTTGCAAGTTTGCAGGATTTTTATGGTAAATGGCACCAAAACTGGGCGAGGAGCTCTGACAAAAGCCAGCCAGCCACCAGCAGGCTTTCAGTGTAAGAAGGCTTcagacatacagtacacacacagtcatcTCAAGCCTCCCAGAAACTCACAAATTCCTCCATAAATAAGCAATAACTCCTGCACCCCCAAAGATGAAAAGAAACTCTCCATGCAACACCAATTCATTTTACATAATAACATGCAGCCTGCGTGAGTACTAATGTGATCACATGGAGCTCCTCCACAGGATGGTAGCAGAGCACTGACGATGGCTATTCTCCAGGATGTTTTCATATGAGCAAAGATTTGTATTCTGATTGCAAGTATCTCACAGTATCGATCCTGATAGACTGTAGGGCAAGTGAAGGAGAGTCAGAGATTTACTGGAAGATGACCATATTTATGTACATCGAGGGGAAATATAATCTCCTTGATCGTGATTGTTAGATTAAATTATAAGCATTTTACACTGAAGATTAGTTGCTAAATTGATCAGTCAGTCGATAGAAGCCCAGTCATCAACTTGGAGTGTTGGTTTAGGCAAGCAGTATGAAATAATGCTAGATGGACAAGTAGACTGATATACATATAGAAATCATGTTGATTTTCGCTTGTTGTGAAGCGGAAAAAAGTCAAGACATAACATTACAGAGCATATTACAAATGACAGTTTCACCACCAGACAGCCCTGACAAGTGTAGTGGTCAGCCATAAACAGTCACACTCTGAACACATCATGGTCACAATTCAAGTTGCAATTTCCTACTTCCATTTAGTTTTTAGTGTGTTCGTAGTCAATAGTCAATAGTTGTAGTCAGAACTTAAGATGTCTGCCAGATGTCCCTAGAATGAATCACCAGTTCAAGATATCTGGACACAATTGCACATTTTTGAAGTTTGACTTTCCTGtcactgtttctctctttctgttttctcctcagaTTGAACGATGTGATTGTGATCGGAGGCAGCTGCTCTCCAATGGTCGAGGACCTCACCTTACTTCACTAGAATGTACTTGATGAATGTACCTCCTGTCGCAGCGACGCAAACGGAATGGAGAACATGTGGCCCACCTGGAGGCTATAGCCTTCCGATCTGCTTCAATGACTCTGACACTGAGTTGTCCACCAGAGGCACACCTATCTCAGACAAGGTCCAGATGATCATAGAGAGCCTTAGGAGTACCCAGTCCTCACTCGAGATGGGCGACGAGATCGAGGCAAATGTGCTATCAGGACAGGAAGGTCATCCTCAGGTCTGCAAGGCTGCAATGGGTTCTTACATGGGGGCCAAGTCCAAAACTAAAGGTCCCACTGAAACCCAACAGGCAGATGTTTCCTTCCCAGTCAGTCACCTGAGCAGTGACTCTGACAGCGATGATTCTGTGGACAGAGGAATTGAGGAGGCGATACTGGAATACCTGAAGGAAAAGGATGATCACAAACGCAAGGTGGAACCGTGCTTCAACTTTCTCCAATCATCCAAAATTCCCAGGATAAACCCACCTGTTCCCGAAGTTTCCAAACAGAACTCTGACAGCAATACATGTCTGATTGCCAGTAACCAGTTTCCAAAAAGTGTCAAAGCTGAGATTGCCACAACACCGGCTGTTGTACCTCTAAAAAAGTACATCAAAAACAAGGCCTGTCTAGATGACAACACAAAGAAATCTGTTTTGAATAAAGGTAcaatgactgaaatgaaaagttTAGTCTTGCCCAAAGAGCAGGCAAAGAGCCCCTCTAAACCAATCAGCCTCTTCAACAAAGTGAAAAGGCCGGTCACAGTTAAGATGGAGGAAGACTCAAATGATTCCAGTAGCGATGACGGCATCGAGGAGGCCATTCAAATATACCAGTTAGAGAAAAAGGAGCAGCAGAATAAAAGGGAAGCTTTTAATCCCCATGCATCCAAAGAGGAGTCTGACTCCACTAGTGATGATGGGATTGAGGAAGCTATTCGCAGCTACCAGCTTGAGCAACTAAAAGAGAGGACTGTCCCGAAACCATTCTTGCTCAAGCAAAAGCCCTTTAGTAAGTCATTAATACACACTGTTGGCAGTACGAGCACGGAAAATATGAAGAAACTCAAACCGAGGAAGAAAAAGACCAGAACAGAGAAAGAAGTTAAATCTGTTCACCCGCCTCCCTCGTCTGTTTTCATACCCAAGAGCACTTTTTCAGACAGTCCGAAGAGTAAAGGAAATGGATTGCTTGTGTTTAAAGTAGAGAGTTTTAAAGAGCAACCTGCCCCTTCACCTGCCCCGCCGAAGGTTAATACAACAGCGGAGCTCATGTGTGCTGAGGCAATACTGGACATTTCAAAAACTGTTATGCCTGGGGCCTTCCATCCTAGTGTTGGCCTCAGCAGTTGTGCCCCCGCCGAATCTTCCTTGCAACCTTCCCTTCCAAACAACTGCCCAGATGAAGAAAGCGATGGCAGCTCCATTGATAGTGAAGACGGCATTGAGCTAGAAATCAGGAAATTTCTTGAGCAGAAGGCCCAAATGCACAAACAGTCACCCAGCTCTGCTACAACCCAGGAGCCTCCCAGTGTAAATGACCCAGAGAacgtgaaaacaaaacaagcgaCCCCAAAGAAACCTCACAGATTGTCTTTGACACAGAGAAGGAAACACGGAGAGGGAAAATGTAGCATTTCTAACATGTCGGGTACGGATCAAAATGTTGAAGGAACAGTCCCTAAACCGCCACCTGAGCATGGAAACGAATCAGGCACATCGGTTTTTCCCCAGGGGAGTCGAGTGCACCCGATAGCTGGATTACACAAGACGGAGCAAAGTGGAGACAAAAGCAGTTCACTTGACAGTGATGAAGACCTTGACACGGCTATAaaagacctgctgaagacaaaaaagaagtcaaagaaaaaaaccaGAGACATAAAACGCAAATCAAGGAAGTGCCTCAAGGATGAAGAACCACTGCTGGGAAATGCTTTACAAGCCAAAAAGTTCAAACCCAATTCTATTTGCAAGCGCAGTGCTTTGAAAAAGGTACAAAAGAGTAAGGATGACATGAAAGACAAGTGTGGGTTCAGTAAAATAAGCATTTCACAACATAAGCAAACTAG is a genomic window containing:
- the ppp1r26 gene encoding protein phosphatase 1 regulatory subunit 26; protein product: MYLMNVPPVAATQTEWRTCGPPGGYSLPICFNDSDTELSTRGTPISDKVQMIIESLRSTQSSLEMGDEIEANVLSGQEGHPQVCKAAMGSYMGAKSKTKGPTETQQADVSFPVSHLSSDSDSDDSVDRGIEEAILEYLKEKDDHKRKVEPCFNFLQSSKIPRINPPVPEVSKQNSDSNTCLIASNQFPKSVKAEIATTPAVVPLKKYIKNKACLDDNTKKSVLNKGTMTEMKSLVLPKEQAKSPSKPISLFNKVKRPVTVKMEEDSNDSSSDDGIEEAIQIYQLEKKEQQNKREAFNPHASKEESDSTSDDGIEEAIRSYQLEQLKERTVPKPFLLKQKPFSKSLIHTVGSTSTENMKKLKPRKKKTRTEKEVKSVHPPPSSVFIPKSTFSDSPKSKGNGLLVFKVESFKEQPAPSPAPPKVNTTAELMCAEAILDISKTVMPGAFHPSVGLSSCAPAESSLQPSLPNNCPDEESDGSSIDSEDGIELEIRKFLEQKAQMHKQSPSSATTQEPPSVNDPENVKTKQATPKKPHRLSLTQRRKHGEGKCSISNMSGTDQNVEGTVPKPPPEHGNESGTSVFPQGSRVHPIAGLHKTEQSGDKSSSLDSDEDLDTAIKDLLKTKKKSKKKTRDIKRKSRKCLKDEEPLLGNALQAKKFKPNSICKRSALKKVQKSKDDMKDKCGFSKISISQHKQTSHSDEHNMQEGDPEKLKGTECQGAALMHNTQTAIQIREDSSSVDSDDSIEQEIRKFLAEKAKVSTAEKSKDGDVSRNGAGEVCIPPQDKDIKQENQLAEIPRKSICPLSGQSPLSKSPEISTVGAQSRLTPVQSCSSSLFEPADGAGAARSEQRRPVVVKSEVQDVAPQLERVQPVLSPSVAHSRLESIKWRQSLGLPTDTRTLNRTPFHITSKINETASATPPFRTGVITPKSQTPVTVWSSARTSRAPFPCSAETTVNTTFKSPGFNLLSTARQHPRVSFTRSLMPSHRSQCPIEDETESMVHIPKDKSVFVELESNRTNHVQVRSRERSEGKERVDLQKERKREGESMKIDDKEVHLERTEEEFIDEADCESGNRRNPEKKQGFSTLSLSSAIDPGITIRPCIALTTEERSRMFSRRYPDDKRKKAVPSLSSVCVQNKAGQRVKRKLQFIPVHRRNEAPTAQQHKTSFCI